A stretch of DNA from Micromonospora sp. WMMD1155:
CGGCGCACGCGCGTCCAGCCGGGTCAACGCCTCCGGCAGGAGCCCGACGACCTGGTCGGCGCGGACGACGCAGATGTGCCGGTCCGGCACCAGGGTGAGCGCCCGCCGGCCCTGCGCCGGGCCGGCGTCGAGAACGATGGTGCCCGACTCGGCGATCGCCACGGCGCAACCGGTCAGGACCGCGTCCGTCTCGTCCAACTCGGCCGGTGACAGCGGGGGAGCGTCGCGGCGTACCTGCCCGGTGTGCCCGGCCAGCCAGTCGGCGGGGACGTCGGTGGGGACGGCGAGTCGACCCACCTCCGCCAGCAGCCCGGGCAGGGCGTCGATGCCGTGGTGGACGACCGCCCGGTAGTCCTCCAACCGGTCCACGAGGACCGCGACCAGGTCGGAGCGGTCGTCGACGCGGCGGTACTCGCGGGGCACCGGCACCGGCGGCGGGTCGTCGGCCAGGGCCGTGCGGAGCCGCGCCAGGATCTCGTCGCGTGCGCTCACTGCTGGTTCCACCATTCACGGAAGGTCTGCGGCGCGGGCAGCGGCACGTCCCGCGACCGGGTCCACGCCGAGGCGGGCCAGGGCAGTTTACGCAGCGTACGGGCACCGGTGCGCCGCTCGCGGTACGCGCCGAGCGGACCCGCGCCGGTCCGGGCCAGGCGCAGGGCGGCGGCCCAGCGCCGAGGGCTGCGCATCACCCAGGACAGGACGCGCATGGCGGCTCGTTCCGCCGGTGGGTGCGGTGCCTCCTGCCGGAGGTGTACGAGGATCTCCGGAATATTGATCTTCACTGGGCAGACGTCGTAACAGGCGCCGCAGAGGGTCGACGCGTACGGCAGGGAGGCGTTGTCGGCCACGCCGGTCAGCTGGGGCGACAGGATCGCGCCGATCGGCCCCGGATACACCGACCCGTACGCGTGCCCGCCCGCCCGCTCGTACACCGGGCAGACGTTGAGGCAGGCGGAGCAGCGGATGCAGGACAACGCCGGCCGCCCGACCGGGTCGGCCAGCACCGCGGACCGGCCATTGTCGACGAGCACGACGTGCACGTCCTGCGGGCCGTCGCCGGGAGTGACGCCGGTCCACATCGAGGTGTACGGGTTCATCCGCTCGCCGGTCGAGGAGCGCGGCAGCAGTTGCAGGAAGACCTCCAGGTCACCGAAGGTCGGCAGCAGCTTCTCGACGCCGACGACGCTGATCAGCGTCTCCGGGAGGGTGAGGCACATCCGCCCGTTGCCCTCGGACTCCACGACGACGAGCGTGCCGGTGTCGGCGATGGCGAAGTTGGCGCCGGACACGGCGACCCGGGCCGAGAGGAAACGTCGTCGCAGGTGGACGCGGGCCGCCTCGGCCAGCGCGGAGGGCTCGTCGGTCAGGTCGGCCGGGACGTCCGGCATCCGGCGCTGGAAGATCTCCCGGATCTGTGCGCGGTTGTAGTGGATCGCCGGCACCAGGATGTGCGAGGGGGTGTCGTCGCCGAGCTGCACGATCAGCTCCGCCAGGTCGGTCTCGTACGCGGCGATCCCGGCCGCCTCCAGGGCCTCGTTCAGCTCGATCTCCTGGGTCGCCATCGACTTGACCTTCACGACCTCGTCGGCACCGGCCGCCCGGGTCAGCTCGACGACGATCCGGCACGCCTCGGCCGCGTCCCGGGCCCAGTGCACGGTGGCACCGGCGGCGGTGGCGGACGCCTCGAACTGCTCCAACAGCTCCGGCAACCGGCGTTGGACGTCCGCCTTGATCGCGGCGCCGGCGTCGCGCAGCGCCGCCCAGTCGGGCACCTCGTCGACGACGCGGGAGCGCTTGCCGCGGATGGTGCGAGTGGCCCGGTGCAGGTTGGCGCGCAGTTGTGTGTCGGCGACCGCCGGTCTGGCCGCGGTGGGGAAGGGCAGCGGCGTGCGGATGCGTCCGTCGCCGGTGGTCGGTGCGATCGGGGGGTTCACGAGGTCGCCCCCGTCGAGGCGAGGATCTCCGCGTAGTGCATGGCCCGTACGCCGGAGCGGTGCCGGTCCAGGCCGCCCCCGATGTGAGCCAGGCAGGAGTTGTCGGCGGCGGCGAGCACCCGCGCGCCGGTCTCACCGACCCGGGCGCACTTGTCGGTGAGCATCGCGGTGGAGACGTCGGGGTTCTTCAGCGCGAACGTGCCGCCGAAGCCGCAGCACTCCTCGGCGTCGCCCAGCTCCACGAGGTCGATCCCACGGACCCGGCGCAGCAGCGTCAGCGGCCGGTCGCCC
This window harbors:
- a CDS encoding LUD domain-containing protein; its protein translation is MSARDEILARLRTALADDPPPVPVPREYRRVDDRSDLVAVLVDRLEDYRAVVHHGIDALPGLLAEVGRLAVPTDVPADWLAGHTGQVRRDAPPLSPAELDETDAVLTGCAVAIAESGTIVLDAGPAQGRRALTLVPDRHICVVRADQVVGLLPEALTRLDARAPLTWISGPSATSDIELDRVEGVHGPRRLDVVVA
- a CDS encoding lactate utilization protein B, encoding MNPPIAPTTGDGRIRTPLPFPTAARPAVADTQLRANLHRATRTIRGKRSRVVDEVPDWAALRDAGAAIKADVQRRLPELLEQFEASATAAGATVHWARDAAEACRIVVELTRAAGADEVVKVKSMATQEIELNEALEAAGIAAYETDLAELIVQLGDDTPSHILVPAIHYNRAQIREIFQRRMPDVPADLTDEPSALAEAARVHLRRRFLSARVAVSGANFAIADTGTLVVVESEGNGRMCLTLPETLISVVGVEKLLPTFGDLEVFLQLLPRSSTGERMNPYTSMWTGVTPGDGPQDVHVVLVDNGRSAVLADPVGRPALSCIRCSACLNVCPVYERAGGHAYGSVYPGPIGAILSPQLTGVADNASLPYASTLCGACYDVCPVKINIPEILVHLRQEAPHPPAERAAMRVLSWVMRSPRRWAAALRLARTGAGPLGAYRERRTGARTLRKLPWPASAWTRSRDVPLPAPQTFREWWNQQ